A single region of the Oncorhynchus keta strain PuntledgeMale-10-30-2019 chromosome 4, Oket_V2, whole genome shotgun sequence genome encodes:
- the LOC118373466 gene encoding transcription factor Sox-17-alpha-A-like, translating into MSSPDAGYASDDQNQARCAISIMMPGMGHCHWADPLSPLGDTKEKSESSSGNQNRGKNEPRIRRPMNAFMVWAKDERKRLAQQNPDLHNAELSKMLGKSWKALPVSEKRPFVEEAERLRVQHMQDHPNYKYRPRRRKQAKRIKRLDSGFLVHSMSNQQSTSLGGEGRVCMESMGYHHEHGYQVSPQSLGNYREAQALGGASYESYCLPTPDTSPLDAVETDSMFFHSHSQEECHMMPVYAYHSQGAEYPPQDPHSNHHANPMLHRHHSSPTEQQQASQAGPMPPTFNQLAMYYSQHCSPSHPKRHPGHGAGQLSPPPDSQPHPADQVEQMHPSELIGEVDRSEFEQYLSSSRPGDMTGLSYGVHEANMQGPESLISSVLSDASTVYYCNYNNS; encoded by the exons ATGAGTAGTCCCGATGCGGGTTACGCCAGTGACGATCAGAACCAGGCTAGGTGCGCGATCTCAATCATGATGCCTGGAATGGGACACTGTCACTGGGCAGACCCCCTGAGCCCTCTCGGGGACACCAAAGAGAAGAGCGAGTCCAGCTCCGGGAACCAGAACCGTGGGAAGAATGAGCCGAGGATCCGGAGACCCATGAATGCGTTCATGGTGTGGGCGAAGGATGAGCGCAAGCGGCTGGCACAACAAAATCCAGACCTGCACAATGCGGAGTTGAGCAAAATGTTGG GGAAGTCGTGGAAAGCCCTTCCTGTGTCGGAGAAGCGGCCGTTTGTAGAGGAGGCTGAGAGGCTTCGGGTGCAGCACATGCAGGATCACCCCAACTACAAGTACCGACCCCGGAGGAGGAAGCAGGCGAAGAGGATTAAGCGCCTGGACTCCGGGTTCCTGGTCCACAGCATGTCCAACCAGCAGAGCACCTCCCTGGGTGGGGAAGGTAGGGTGTGTATGGAGAGCATGGGTTACCACCATGAGCATGGCTACCAAGTGTCTCCTCAATCCCTCGGCAACTACCGCGAAGCCCAGGCCCTCGGAGGGGCTTCCTACGAATCCTACTGCCTGCCCACCCCCGACACATCTCCGCTGGATGCCGTGGAGACAGACTCCATGTTCTTCCACAGCCACTCTCAGGAGGAGTGCCACATGATGCCCGTGTATGCCTACCACTCTCAGGGGGCAGAGTACCCACCTCAGGACCCTCACTCCAACCACCACGCCAACCCCATGCTCCACAGACACCACTCCTCCCCCACAGAGCAGCAGCAAGCCTCCCAGGCTGGCCCCATGCCCCCCACCTTCAACCAACTGGCCATGTACTACAGCCAGCACTGCAGCCCCAGTCACCCCAAGCGACACCCAGGCCATGGGGCAGGACAGCTCTCCCCTCCCCCAGactcccaaccccacccagcaGACCAGGTGGAGCAGATGCATCCCTCAGAGCTGATAGGGGAGGTGGACCGCAGTGAGTTTGAGCAGTACCTGAGCTCCTCCAGACCTGGAGACATGACAGGCCTGTCTTATGGGGTGCATGAGGCCAACATGCAGGGACCTGAGAGCCTGATATCCTCTGTGCTCTCTGACGCCAGCACAGTGTACTACTGTAACTACAACAACTCCTAA